A part of Bacteroidota bacterium genomic DNA contains:
- the aspS gene encoding aspartate--tRNA ligase gives MFRTTTCGELTINNIGNEVTLAGWVAKSRDLGGMTFVDLRDRYGITQLVFNMETNAPLCEEARKLGREFVIQARGKVAERSNKNLKMPTGEIEILVDSFTILNEAKTPPFTIEENTDGGDELRMKYRYLDLRRDVVRRNMELRHQLARETRNYLDGQNFIEVETPVLIKSTPEGARDFVVPSRMHPGEFYALPQSPQTFKQLLMVSGFDRYYQIVKCFRDEDLRADRQPEFTQIDCEMSFVEQEDILNTFEGMTRHLFKTVKGVEIDEFPRMTYADAMRYYGSDKPDTRFDMKFVELVADEGGIMQKPTGFVVFDNAELVAGINAKGCATYTRKQLDALTDFVKDPKRGMSGMIWGKMENGELKTTVDKFFTAEQKQEWVKAFGAEEGDLILILAGAIEKTQKALGDLRLEVANQLGLRDKNKFSPLWVLDFPLLEWNEEEGRYFAMHHPFTSPKPEDIGLIDTKPGAVRANAYDMVINGVEIGGGSIRIHDKALQSRMFDLLGFTKEEAQEQFGFLMNAFEYGAPPHGGLAFGFDRLCSLFGGADSIRDFMAFPKNNAGRDTMIEAPSAINPKQLVELGLKIG, from the coding sequence ATGTTTAGAACAACAACTTGCGGAGAACTTACGATTAACAATATTGGCAATGAGGTTACACTGGCCGGATGGGTGGCCAAATCGCGCGATTTGGGCGGTATGACGTTTGTTGATTTGCGAGATCGCTATGGGATTACTCAGTTGGTGTTTAACATGGAAACCAACGCTCCCCTTTGTGAAGAAGCCCGTAAACTTGGTCGCGAGTTTGTGATACAGGCACGTGGTAAAGTAGCCGAACGCAGCAACAAGAATTTAAAAATGCCTACGGGCGAAATTGAAATATTGGTGGATAGCTTTACTATATTAAATGAAGCGAAAACACCCCCGTTTACTATTGAAGAAAATACCGACGGCGGCGACGAGCTGCGTATGAAGTACCGCTATCTGGACTTGCGCCGTGATGTGGTACGTCGCAATATGGAGTTACGCCACCAATTGGCGCGTGAAACCCGTAATTATCTTGACGGACAAAATTTTATTGAGGTAGAAACGCCTGTGCTAATCAAATCGACCCCTGAAGGTGCAAGGGATTTTGTGGTGCCTTCGCGTATGCACCCCGGTGAGTTTTATGCGTTGCCCCAAAGCCCCCAAACATTTAAGCAGTTGTTGATGGTATCAGGTTTTGACCGTTACTACCAAATTGTGAAATGTTTTAGGGACGAAGATTTGCGTGCTGACCGTCAGCCTGAGTTTACACAAATAGACTGCGAGATGAGTTTTGTGGAGCAGGAGGATATTTTGAACACGTTTGAGGGTATGACCCGCCACTTGTTTAAAACCGTAAAAGGTGTTGAGATTGATGAGTTTCCACGCATGACTTATGCAGATGCTATGCGCTATTACGGTAGCGATAAGCCTGATACCCGTTTTGATATGAAGTTTGTGGAGTTGGTAGCCGATGAAGGCGGCATTATGCAAAAACCTACCGGTTTTGTAGTGTTTGACAATGCTGAGTTGGTAGCAGGGATAAACGCCAAAGGTTGTGCCACCTACACCCGTAAGCAACTGGATGCGCTTACCGATTTTGTAAAAGACCCTAAACGCGGCATGAGCGGTATGATTTGGGGCAAAATGGAAAACGGCGAGCTGAAAACTACCGTAGATAAATTTTTTACTGCTGAGCAAAAGCAAGAATGGGTGAAAGCCTTTGGTGCCGAAGAAGGTGATTTGATTTTGATACTTGCCGGTGCTATCGAAAAAACCCAAAAAGCATTGGGCGATTTGAGGCTTGAAGTGGCTAACCAGTTGGGCTTGCGCGATAAAAACAAGTTCTCACCACTATGGGTATTGGATTTCCCGTTGTTGGAATGGAATGAGGAGGAAGGTCGCTACTTTGCTATGCACCATCCCTTTACTTCACCCAAACCCGAGGACATTGGCCTGATTGATACCAAACCCGGTGCTGTGCGTGCCAATGCTTACGACATGGTGATAAACGGTGTTGAGATTGGCGGCGGTTCTATACGTATCCATGATAAGGCATTGCAAAGCCGTATGTTTGATTTGCTGGGCTTTACTAAAGAAGAAGCACAAGAGCAATTTGGCTTTTTGATGAACGCTTTTGAATACGGAGCCCCTCCGCACGGTGGTTTGGCCTTTGGTTTCGATCGTTTGTGCTCACTGTTTGGCGGTGCCGACAGTATCCGTGATTTTATGGCCTTCCCTAAAAACAACGCCGGCCGCGATACCATGATTGAAGCCCCCAGTGCAATTAATCCCAAGCAATTGGTTGAGTTGGGACTGAAGATTGGGTAA
- a CDS encoding Txe/YoeB family addiction module toxin, which yields MRKVTFSLKAFEQYQEWQLLDKKITQKINALILETIRNPFEGSGKPEALKHELQGYWSRRINLEHRLVYKVTDDAIIIIACKYHY from the coding sequence ATGAGAAAAGTTACGTTTTCGCTTAAGGCATTTGAACAATACCAAGAATGGCAACTTCTTGATAAAAAAATTACTCAAAAGATTAATGCTTTAATTCTTGAAACCATACGTAATCCTTTTGAAGGCTCAGGCAAACCTGAAGCACTAAAACATGAATTACAAGGTTACTGGTCAAGAAGAATAAACCTTGAACACCGTTTGGTTTATAAAGTAACTGATGATGCTATAATCATCATTGCTTGTAAATATCATTACTAA
- a CDS encoding DUF4837 family protein, translating into MKNPVTLIVSLLLLVGLNSCGEGKKIDKNRPKLPNAIGHMGEIAIVGDGLLFEGTVREAFDSVFDIRQPHLFNDEGYFRIFDVRPEMFQSVYKSYSTLLIIKVQDDGFDTRRILPAPYNTLSDSLKKANDTAAIRIYTKKNIWAYPQQVVFLYAKNHDVLHRYLLDGRKAILDLMLRTEAETFAVANKNERQDSIGKFIKQNFGFTMDVPTNFRVARYEEKGNGKFAWIRRETPHISQGLLIYTQPYTRKEQLGAEEMVLSRDSVVEKYIPGSVDGSYMTTEKAFPFATKAFEFNGKYSVELRALWKTEGEFMGGPFYSITMIDEAASQLITVEGFVYSPRYDKTQYLRQMEVIVKSLSWQ; encoded by the coding sequence ATGAAAAACCCTGTAACGCTAATTGTATCGCTGCTTCTCCTTGTTGGTTTAAACTCGTGCGGAGAAGGAAAGAAAATTGATAAAAACCGTCCAAAGTTGCCCAATGCAATAGGGCACATGGGCGAGATAGCAATAGTAGGGGATGGGTTGTTGTTTGAAGGCACCGTCCGCGAAGCCTTCGATTCAGTCTTTGATATTCGTCAACCGCATTTATTTAACGACGAGGGCTATTTCCGCATTTTTGATGTACGCCCCGAAATGTTTCAAAGCGTCTACAAATCATACAGTACCCTGCTTATTATCAAGGTGCAAGATGATGGCTTTGATACCCGCAGAATATTACCGGCCCCCTATAACACACTTTCCGATTCGCTTAAAAAAGCCAACGATACAGCAGCTATCCGTATATACACCAAAAAGAACATTTGGGCGTATCCGCAGCAAGTAGTGTTTTTGTACGCCAAAAATCACGATGTTCTGCACCGTTATCTGTTAGACGGACGCAAAGCCATCCTTGATCTTATGTTGCGCACCGAGGCAGAAACCTTTGCCGTGGCCAACAAAAACGAACGTCAAGACTCAATAGGGAAGTTTATCAAACAAAATTTCGGTTTCACAATGGATGTGCCTACCAATTTCCGTGTTGCCCGTTACGAGGAAAAAGGCAACGGTAAATTTGCATGGATACGTCGCGAAACCCCGCATATTAGCCAAGGCTTATTAATATACACCCAGCCCTATACCCGTAAAGAACAATTAGGGGCAGAAGAAATGGTGCTTAGCCGCGATTCAGTGGTTGAGAAATACATCCCCGGAAGTGTTGACGGCAGCTACATGACTACCGAAAAAGCCTTTCCGTTTGCTACCAAAGCGTTTGAGTTTAACGGTAAGTATTCAGTTGAATTACGCGCACTTTGGAAAACCGAAGGCGAGTTTATGGGCGGGCCTTTTTACAGCATCACAATGATTGACGAAGCCGCCAGTCAGCTAATCACCGTTGAAGGTTTTGTGTATTCTCCCCGCTACGATAAAACCCAATACCTGCGCCAAATGGAAGTGATTGTGAAATCACTGTCGTGGCAGTAA
- a CDS encoding transglycosylase SLT domain-containing protein produces the protein MIKKTFIYWLAIALILPAFAAAQTQPEDEYPRDMLAALDSLTVLLNQNCTKANAGKCFDPSVDEENTASLSLNPADVQKTLDMMESGIPLDYNKHVEGFVNLYAVRKKQLTERILALSEYYFPKFEEILDREGLPQEFKYLAVVESALNPQAQSWAGACGLWQFIHSTGLAYGLKINGMVDERRDPEKATLAACQYFKNSYELYGDWLLVIASYNCGPGNVNKAIRKSGGKRSFWEVMKYLPKETRGYVPAFIAVAYVMNNAEQLGLKPAEFDIHELVENVEVDQWVHFGQMSKVLGIPMEDLEYLNPEYRKKIIPASTSSKHTITLPYKYAMRFAELKDSVYATPFSDYSKEEEAEYLSKRVVHKVRKGETLVKIAKKYGVKTSDLKAWNIIKGNSVKPGKKLVVYQKVKVKPNSKPSKEDEEVETEEEEVKMAAKDKPAPIVVVVDSAKTAAADSAAQAAKTQTPKQKPTTTVNTMRYHKVERGDTLYSISKQYGLTVEKLRVYNQLPKNAVIKPGTKLKITPGS, from the coding sequence ATGATTAAGAAGACGTTCATATACTGGCTGGCGATAGCACTTATACTGCCCGCTTTTGCAGCAGCACAAACACAACCCGAGGATGAGTATCCGCGTGATATGTTGGCTGCGCTTGACAGTTTAACCGTGCTTTTGAACCAAAACTGCACCAAGGCGAATGCCGGTAAGTGTTTCGACCCATCTGTGGATGAGGAGAATACTGCCTCGTTGAGCCTTAACCCTGCTGATGTTCAAAAAACGTTGGACATGATGGAGTCTGGTATTCCATTAGATTACAACAAGCACGTTGAAGGGTTTGTGAACCTATATGCAGTAAGGAAGAAACAACTTACCGAACGCATCTTAGCCCTTTCTGAATACTACTTCCCCAAGTTTGAAGAAATATTAGACCGCGAAGGACTACCCCAAGAATTTAAATACCTTGCCGTGGTAGAATCTGCCCTGAACCCACAAGCCCAATCATGGGCAGGTGCTTGCGGTTTGTGGCAGTTTATACACAGCACAGGCTTGGCCTATGGGCTAAAAATCAACGGGATGGTGGATGAACGCCGCGACCCTGAAAAAGCTACTCTTGCTGCTTGTCAATACTTTAAAAACAGCTACGAGCTTTACGGCGACTGGTTGTTAGTAATTGCCTCATACAACTGCGGTCCCGGAAACGTTAATAAGGCTATCCGCAAAAGCGGTGGAAAACGCAGCTTTTGGGAAGTAATGAAATACCTTCCGAAAGAAACACGCGGATACGTACCTGCATTTATTGCGGTGGCTTATGTGATGAACAATGCCGAGCAATTGGGACTAAAACCCGCTGAGTTTGATATTCATGAGTTGGTTGAAAACGTTGAAGTTGACCAGTGGGTACACTTTGGCCAAATGAGCAAAGTGTTAGGCATACCCATGGAAGACCTTGAGTATTTAAACCCTGAATACCGCAAAAAAATTATTCCTGCCAGCACATCAAGCAAGCACACCATCACATTGCCCTATAAGTATGCAATGCGTTTTGCTGAATTGAAAGACAGTGTATATGCTACTCCTTTTAGTGATTACAGCAAAGAGGAAGAAGCTGAATACCTTAGCAAACGCGTAGTGCACAAAGTACGCAAAGGCGAAACCTTGGTGAAGATTGCTAAAAAGTACGGCGTCAAAACCAGCGACTTAAAGGCATGGAACATTATCAAAGGTAACTCGGTGAAACCGGGTAAGAAGTTGGTAGTGTATCAAAAGGTGAAAGTGAAACCTAATAGCAAACCATCGAAAGAAGACGAGGAAGTGGAAACCGAAGAGGAAGAAGTGAAAATGGCTGCCAAGGATAAACCAGCACCGATAGTTGTTGTGGTTGATAGTGCAAAAACAGCTGCCGCCGATAGTGCTGCACAGGCTGCTAAAACCCAAACTCCAAAACAAAAGCCAACCACCACCGTCAACACAATGCGCTACCACAAGGTAGAGCGCGGAGACACTTTATACAGTATCAGCAAGCAATACGGGCTTACCGTTGAAAAACTAAGAGTTTACAACCAGCTACCCAAAAATGCCGTTATTAAACCGGGCACCAAGCTAAAAATAACCCCCGGTAGCTGA
- a CDS encoding AsmA family protein — MVKKAFKIIGYLVLGFAGLVLLGIASIYIFSRPIKDKVTQSISSQLAVKVAISDIGLSAFKNFPYITVSFQNIRAAESSKITGSQLMTLQSLSVTLNPLNLIRGQYRFEEIVLQNGKLKAAQDGEKNNFSIFKPDGGKGGDKFKLVFEKITLANIQLQHIDVQKGDTIGVLVNNVQLQGSFDEKEFLVNTKGSIVPQQLKFDGQTLRIAKPVTFQTSFKVNRPDTSYSFTQTKLTVEDFNFIVNGKITTRQKSNHINLQLLGDNLGLLQLLELIPKKYLPNISDYQTDGKLECRVSVLGELGQGKTPAVDATFKIANGRLAKAGLDVQMTDIQLSGKLKYEQLGDFTLSSLEIPQIKASVNGERVQGAVSLLNLSNPIVKAKIEGTFNLKQWAQLFKPENIETLEGLATLNLEMEGKVSDFNKKTETLPALFQGTLTAKNVKLALKGSPYKYDNVNGHLFADNNLLDIDTLYAQINGNSLGIKGKAHHLLDYMFSTGKTLEVEGHLISPHIDIPSLAAVGGDKKTEDTLGFTIPDNITFKLKSHIAKLTFNKFLARNVSGTVAAGNKVITLQNLDFDAMGGSFALSGNVFEKTGKQFVISAQLEAQKVDIEQLFYQCNNFGQNHITSENLKGTLTTRLQLVALLDKYLNIDVSKLFVTSHLSITGGRLYNYAPMLKLSGFVDVNDLKDIAFEKLENNIEIKDNRIIIPQMEIKNSALNLLAEGYHTFENYMEYKFRLKLKDVLSKKFNRKKASTGNYEEDKEGINIFILMKGPADNPTVTYDRKSAFKNVKENIKTEKNTLLQLLRDEFDIQKKDTKDSDGKTQDKNRKNDEEVEEWETDIPR; from the coding sequence GTGGTGAAAAAGGCGTTTAAAATAATAGGGTATTTGGTGCTTGGCTTTGCAGGTCTTGTGTTACTGGGCATTGCAAGCATTTACATTTTCAGCAGGCCTATAAAAGATAAAGTTACCCAAAGCATCAGCAGCCAACTTGCCGTTAAAGTTGCCATTAGCGATATCGGTCTTTCTGCTTTCAAAAACTTCCCTTACATCACTGTTAGCTTTCAAAACATTCGTGCTGCTGAGTCTTCAAAAATTACAGGCTCACAGTTAATGACATTGCAAAGCCTCTCGGTAACCTTAAATCCTTTAAACCTTATACGCGGACAATACAGGTTTGAGGAAATTGTGTTGCAAAACGGCAAACTAAAAGCAGCACAAGACGGCGAAAAAAATAACTTCTCAATTTTTAAGCCCGATGGTGGCAAAGGCGGGGATAAATTCAAACTGGTGTTTGAAAAGATTACCCTTGCCAACATACAGTTGCAACACATTGATGTGCAAAAAGGCGATACCATTGGTGTATTAGTAAACAATGTGCAGTTGCAAGGCAGCTTTGATGAAAAAGAGTTTTTGGTAAACACCAAGGGCAGTATAGTGCCCCAGCAACTAAAATTCGACGGGCAAACATTGCGCATTGCCAAACCCGTTACCTTTCAAACCTCGTTTAAAGTTAACCGACCCGATACTTCATATAGTTTCACACAAACCAAACTTACGGTTGAAGATTTTAACTTCATCGTAAACGGTAAGATAACCACCCGCCAAAAAAGCAACCACATCAACCTGCAACTACTGGGCGATAACTTAGGGCTGCTGCAATTACTGGAATTAATCCCCAAAAAATACCTGCCCAACATCAGCGATTACCAAACCGATGGTAAGCTGGAATGCAGGGTGAGTGTTTTGGGTGAATTAGGACAGGGCAAAACCCCGGCGGTGGATGCCACGTTTAAAATTGCTAACGGCAGGCTTGCCAAAGCAGGATTGGACGTACAAATGACCGATATTCAGTTGTCGGGCAAATTGAAATACGAGCAACTAGGAGATTTTACATTATCGTCGTTAGAAATCCCTCAGATAAAAGCCTCGGTTAACGGTGAGCGTGTGCAGGGCGCGGTAAGTTTACTAAACCTATCCAACCCTATTGTAAAAGCTAAGATTGAAGGCACCTTCAACCTTAAGCAGTGGGCGCAGTTATTTAAACCGGAAAACATTGAAACATTAGAAGGGTTGGCTACTTTAAATCTTGAGATGGAGGGCAAAGTATCCGACTTTAACAAGAAAACAGAAACACTTCCGGCCTTATTTCAAGGGACACTAACTGCCAAAAATGTAAAGCTGGCGCTAAAAGGCAGCCCCTATAAGTACGACAATGTAAACGGACATTTATTTGCCGATAACAACCTCTTAGATATAGATACCCTGTATGCCCAAATAAACGGCAACTCATTGGGTATTAAAGGCAAAGCACACCACCTGCTGGATTATATGTTCAGCACAGGTAAGACCTTAGAGGTAGAAGGTCATCTTATCAGTCCGCACATTGATATTCCTTCACTGGCAGCCGTTGGCGGTGATAAGAAAACCGAAGACACCCTTGGATTCACCATTCCGGATAATATTACCTTCAAGCTAAAAAGCCACATTGCCAAACTCACCTTCAATAAGTTTCTTGCCCGCAACGTATCAGGCACAGTGGCGGCGGGCAATAAAGTGATTACGCTTCAAAACCTTGATTTTGATGCTATGGGTGGGTCGTTTGCCCTTAGCGGCAACGTTTTTGAAAAGACAGGCAAACAGTTTGTTATCAGTGCCCAGTTAGAGGCTCAGAAAGTTGACATTGAACAACTGTTTTACCAGTGCAACAACTTCGGGCAAAACCACATAACCTCCGAAAATTTAAAAGGAACGCTAACCACCCGTTTACAATTAGTCGCTCTGTTGGATAAATACCTGAATATCGACGTGTCGAAGCTATTTGTTACTTCACACTTGAGCATTACGGGCGGAAGATTATATAATTACGCCCCGATGCTTAAACTCTCAGGGTTTGTTGACGTAAACGATTTGAAAGACATAGCGTTTGAAAAGTTGGAGAACAATATCGAGATAAAGGATAACAGGATAATAATTCCTCAAATGGAGATTAAAAACAGTGCCTTGAATTTGTTGGCCGAAGGTTATCACACATTTGAAAACTACATGGAATACAAATTTAGGTTGAAGTTGAAGGATGTGTTGTCTAAGAAATTTAACAGGAAAAAAGCTTCGACGGGTAATTATGAAGAAGACAAAGAGGGGATAAACATTTTTATTTTGATGAAAGGCCCTGCTGACAACCCTACGGTAACGTATGACCGTAAAAGTGCCTTTAAAAATGTGAAGGAAAATATTAAGACTGAAAAAAATACGTTGTTACAGTTATTACGGGATGAGTTTGATATACAGAAGAAAGACACGAAGGACAGTGACGGAAAAACGCAGGATAAGAATAGAAAGAACGATGAAGAGGTAGAAGAGTGGGAAACTGACATACCCCGATGA
- a CDS encoding acetyl-CoA carboxylase biotin carboxyl carrier protein subunit translates to MIKAKVNDKHDYTITDKDKLIEINGEAVHPDVYRVDEKRLHLLLENKSYNVEMVGFDADTKTYTVKVNGTKHTVAVKDRFDILLDQMGMGAAAGSKLNEIKAPMPGLVIKTLVHAGDSFKKGDALLVLEAMKMENILKAPADGTVKEVVVNPGDKVEKNQVLIKC, encoded by the coding sequence ATGATAAAGGCAAAAGTAAACGATAAACACGATTATACAATTACAGATAAAGATAAACTAATCGAAATAAACGGCGAAGCTGTGCACCCTGATGTGTACCGTGTTGACGAAAAACGTTTGCACCTTTTGCTTGAAAACAAATCGTACAATGTAGAGATGGTGGGCTTTGATGCAGACACCAAAACCTACACCGTAAAAGTGAACGGGACTAAGCATACGGTAGCGGTAAAAGACCGCTTTGATATTTTGCTTGACCAAATGGGAATGGGCGCGGCTGCGGGAAGCAAGCTGAACGAAATTAAAGCCCCGATGCCCGGACTTGTGATAAAAACCTTGGTACACGCAGGCGATAGCTTTAAGAAAGGCGATGCGTTGTTGGTGCTTGAAGCCATGAAAATGGAAAACATTTTAAAAGCCCCTGCCGACGGTACTGTGAAAGAAGTGGTGGTAAACCCCGGCGACAAGGTGGAGAAAAACCAAGTACTTATTAAGTGCTAA
- a CDS encoding M1 family peptidase encodes MRKLLVVLLVGLVAVAACKSKKKLTAEEIAANEARMADSIAMAEAIAEAEWATDTTAWDGGDEYTGDYDWNPEPQTLAPYQASKTRTIDITHTKLDVKFDYEKQHMYGKAYITLKPYFYPTSTVELDAKGFDVLGVFVVDAKNNTTPLQYEYENLAKLKIKLGREYKANEELTLFVNYVAKPNELPSDGLDTEKAEAAITEDKGLYFINPLLEDKNKPRQIWTQGETEASSCWFPTFDSPNERFTQEIIMTVDTQYVTLSNGKLIASKVNKDGTRTDHWKQNLPHAPYLAMMAVGKFSIVKDKWRNIEVNYYVEKEYEKYARLIFGNTPKMIEFFSKKLGVDYPWEKYHQIVVRDFVSGAMENTGAVIHFDMLQHDDRMHIDQPMEDVISHELFHHWFGDLVTTESWANLPLNESFATYGEYLWREYAYGREEADEHLDEDLSRYLSEAEEKKTELVRFNHDKPDDMFDAHSYQKGGRVLHMLRKYVGDDAFFKALNIYLTQNKYKSVEMHQLRLAVEEVTGEDLNWFFNQWFYSAGHPVLDINHSYDEENGVYVIEVTQQQSGENIPSVYKLPLKVDIYTETGKTTEEIVIDESFERFEFNPAGKVRWVNFDAEKMLLAKKTEYKNNEQWLAQLTEGPLYMDRMEAITKAEELVSSGDEMGESMVLTAMGDRFWSVRLKALKIIKDAEMAANNEKLARRISIIAESDKKSTVRAKAIDIISEMDDATYAPIFTKLLNDSSYFVAGEAISALARIDSATAVKFAEAEYVKMKNEQMRSLYLYILGKYGAGDYMGWFTKEFETAKGDGVFLLATGLGAHMVNGDEDRTLKGQELLQSQDMSGNWIMMFVMYSINKQINDKYVPIYKLLNQKAVANGLTASESNRLEKIQQILSQSGGLEEEEEEHHEGDGHNHHHGHEH; translated from the coding sequence ATGCGCAAATTACTTGTGGTGCTTTTGGTAGGGCTTGTAGCAGTAGCGGCCTGTAAATCTAAAAAGAAACTTACGGCGGAAGAAATCGCTGCCAATGAAGCCCGGATGGCGGACTCAATAGCGATGGCGGAAGCAATAGCCGAAGCCGAATGGGCTACCGACACTACCGCTTGGGACGGTGGAGATGAATATACAGGCGATTACGACTGGAACCCTGAACCACAAACCCTTGCTCCTTATCAGGCATCAAAAACCCGCACGATTGATATTACCCACACTAAACTGGATGTGAAGTTTGATTATGAAAAACAACACATGTACGGTAAGGCGTATATCACTCTAAAACCTTATTTCTACCCAACATCAACGGTTGAGTTGGATGCTAAAGGATTTGACGTTTTAGGAGTATTTGTGGTGGATGCTAAGAACAATACTACCCCATTACAATATGAGTATGAGAACCTTGCCAAACTTAAAATAAAGTTGGGTAGGGAATATAAAGCCAATGAGGAATTGACCTTGTTTGTGAACTATGTTGCCAAACCTAATGAATTGCCTTCAGACGGTCTTGATACTGAGAAGGCTGAAGCAGCTATTACCGAAGATAAAGGCTTGTACTTTATAAACCCTTTGTTGGAAGACAAAAACAAACCCCGCCAAATATGGACACAGGGCGAAACCGAAGCTTCATCGTGCTGGTTTCCTACGTTTGATTCTCCCAACGAGCGTTTTACCCAAGAGATTATTATGACGGTGGATACGCAATACGTTACCCTAAGTAACGGTAAGCTTATCGCATCAAAAGTGAATAAAGACGGTACGCGTACCGACCACTGGAAACAAAACCTTCCCCATGCTCCCTACCTTGCTATGATGGCCGTAGGTAAGTTCTCTATTGTGAAAGACAAATGGCGCAATATTGAGGTGAACTACTATGTGGAGAAGGAATATGAAAAATATGCCCGCCTGATTTTTGGTAATACTCCAAAAATGATTGAGTTTTTCTCTAAAAAACTAGGCGTTGATTACCCTTGGGAAAAGTATCACCAGATAGTTGTGCGTGATTTTGTATCGGGTGCAATGGAAAATACCGGAGCTGTGATACACTTTGATATGTTGCAACACGACGACCGTATGCACATTGACCAACCGATGGAAGATGTGATTTCGCACGAGTTGTTCCACCACTGGTTTGGTGATTTGGTAACTACCGAAAGCTGGGCCAACTTGCCGCTAAACGAGAGCTTTGCCACTTATGGTGAGTACTTGTGGAGAGAATACGCTTATGGTCGTGAGGAAGCTGATGAACACCTTGACGAAGATTTGAGCCGCTACCTAAGCGAGGCTGAAGAGAAGAAAACAGAATTAGTTCGCTTTAACCACGATAAACCCGATGATATGTTTGATGCACACAGCTACCAAAAAGGTGGCCGTGTATTGCATATGTTGCGCAAATACGTTGGCGACGATGCTTTCTTTAAAGCATTGAACATTTATCTAACCCAAAATAAATACAAATCGGTTGAGATGCACCAATTGCGTCTTGCGGTTGAAGAAGTAACCGGAGAAGACCTTAACTGGTTCTTTAACCAATGGTTTTACAGTGCAGGCCACCCTGTGTTGGACATCAACCACAGTTATGATGAAGAAAACGGTGTTTATGTGATTGAGGTAACCCAACAACAAAGCGGTGAGAACATTCCATCGGTATATAAACTGCCTTTGAAAGTTGATATTTATACTGAGACCGGAAAAACTACCGAAGAGATAGTTATTGATGAGAGTTTTGAGCGTTTTGAATTTAACCCCGCAGGAAAAGTACGTTGGGTAAACTTTGATGCTGAAAAGATGTTGCTTGCCAAGAAAACCGAATACAAAAACAACGAGCAATGGTTGGCACAATTGACAGAAGGCCCCTTGTATATGGACCGTATGGAAGCAATCACCAAAGCTGAAGAGCTTGTGAGCAGCGGTGATGAAATGGGAGAAAGCATGGTGTTAACTGCTATGGGCGACCGTTTTTGGTCAGTACGTCTTAAGGCATTGAAGATTATTAAAGATGCTGAGATGGCTGCTAACAACGAGAAATTAGCCCGTCGTATCAGTATAATTGCTGAAAGTGATAAAAAATCTACCGTGCGTGCTAAGGCGATTGATATCATCAGCGAAATGGACGACGCCACCTACGCTCCTATCTTTACTAAGTTGTTGAACGATTCGTCGTACTTTGTTGCCGGTGAAGCAATATCAGCTCTTGCCCGCATTGATAGTGCCACTGCTGTAAAATTTGCCGAAGCTGAATATGTAAAAATGAAGAACGAGCAAATGCGCTCACTTTACCTATACATATTGGGTAAATACGGTGCCGGTGATTACATGGGCTGGTTTACCAAAGAGTTTGAAACTGCTAAAGGTGACGGAGTATTTTTATTGGCAACCGGCTTAGGTGCACACATGGTGAATGGTGACGAAGACCGTACGCTAAAAGGCCAAGAGTTATTGCAAAGCCAAGACATGAGCGGTAACTGGATTATGATGTTTGTGATGTACAGCATCAACAAACAGATAAACGATAAGTATGTACCCATTTACAAATTATTGAACCAAAAAGCAGTGGCTAACGGCCTTACTGCCTCTGAAAGCAACCGTTTGGAGAAAATACAACAAATACTTTCGCAAAGCGGCGGACTTGAAGAAGAGGAAGAAGAACACCATGAAGGTGACGGACACAACCATCATCACGGACACGAACATTAA